A genome region from Desulforapulum autotrophicum HRM2 includes the following:
- a CDS encoding HEAT repeat domain-containing protein, translating into MINKSFYTQRKIKLIISIFLCVTAISTTTGCHQWYTAYEINKGQLRSREILPNLIQALDDPKPRTRRAALQRISRLKLSAQEAIPKVVILAKTDDDEDTRHYAIKVLRLIMPNSPENLKIMEDVAICNSGDLAIEAENTSNSIKRKSSANKLAIAGKINMPDGIEIKLTPEFIFFNGYVTIYPSRSAYMLPIEIYINNQTDAPIKLNSENFTLSDPEGKQRTQLSVTAAIKRQQYDIGAAVLRGIVILGPIPVSKAARANGIISKFCEAKVLTTIEVQPGAQVKKAIFFDCPSRPIQISDWQLDFSYTQKDCNKRTHIHYIFGTGEEITTEDTTSQPHLTNHSPSPTTLEIKLLELNHLKEKKLITEEEYIEKRESLINKF; encoded by the coding sequence ATGATAAACAAATCATTTTACACCCAACGAAAAATCAAACTCATAATCTCAATTTTCCTTTGTGTAACTGCAATTTCAACAACTACTGGTTGTCACCAATGGTACACTGCTTACGAAATTAATAAAGGACAACTGAGATCTAGGGAAATACTGCCAAACCTAATTCAAGCTCTCGATGACCCTAAACCACGAACACGACGGGCTGCTCTACAGCGTATCTCAAGGCTCAAACTCTCAGCTCAAGAAGCAATTCCAAAGGTCGTAATTTTGGCAAAAACAGATGATGATGAAGATACTCGGCATTATGCAATAAAAGTTCTAAGGTTAATTATGCCGAATTCCCCTGAAAATTTAAAAATAATGGAAGATGTAGCAATTTGCAACTCCGGCGACTTGGCCATTGAAGCAGAAAACACATCAAATTCTATCAAAAGAAAAAGTTCAGCTAACAAATTGGCAATTGCCGGTAAAATTAACATGCCAGATGGTATAGAGATTAAACTAACTCCAGAATTCATATTTTTTAATGGCTACGTCACTATTTATCCCTCACGTTCGGCATATATGCTACCCATAGAGATATATATAAACAACCAAACAGATGCCCCTATCAAGCTAAACTCTGAAAACTTTACCCTTTCAGATCCTGAGGGGAAACAAAGAACACAGCTTTCAGTTACCGCTGCCATAAAAAGGCAACAGTATGATATCGGTGCTGCAGTTTTACGGGGGATTGTAATTTTAGGGCCTATTCCGGTATCGAAAGCAGCACGTGCTAACGGTATTATTAGTAAATTTTGCGAAGCAAAAGTATTGACAACCATAGAAGTTCAACCAGGAGCGCAGGTCAAAAAAGCTATATTCTTTGATTGCCCTTCACGCCCTATACAAATATCTGACTGGCAGCTTGATTTTAGCTATACTCAAAAAGATTGTAATAAAAGAACTCACATTCATTACATCTTTGGAACAGGGGAAGAAATAACCACTGAAGATACCACATCTCAACCTCACTTAACCAATCATTCACCTTCACCTACCACCCTCGAAATAAAATTGCTGGAACTGAATCATCTAAAAGAAAAAAAGCTGATAACCGAAGAAGAATACATCGAAAAACGAGAATCTTTGATTAATAAGTTTTAA
- a CDS encoding TIR domain-containing protein, producing MARKCFYSFHYIPDCQRAAQIRQIGSIEGNRPASDNDWETVTKGGEAAIKRWIANQMTGKSCTVILVGSGTANRKWINHEIVESWTAGMGVVGIYIHGIKNLAGETSTKGNNPFDYITHGTTQKKLSTIVKCYNPGGSTSKEKYAWISQHLANAVEEAIKIRKENP from the coding sequence ATGGCTCGAAAATGCTTTTATAGCTTTCATTACATTCCCGATTGCCAACGAGCTGCACAAATCCGGCAGATTGGTTCAATCGAGGGAAACAGACCAGCTTCTGATAATGATTGGGAGACAGTAACAAAGGGCGGTGAAGCCGCAATTAAGCGCTGGATTGCAAATCAAATGACCGGCAAATCATGCACTGTTATATTGGTCGGCAGCGGTACCGCAAATAGGAAATGGATAAATCACGAGATAGTTGAATCATGGACAGCTGGAATGGGAGTGGTGGGCATTTATATTCACGGGATTAAGAACCTTGCTGGAGAAACTTCAACAAAAGGAAATAATCCATTTGACTATATTACTCATGGAACAACCCAAAAAAAACTTTCAACCATTGTAAAGTGCTATAATCCCGGTGGTTCTACCAGTAAAGAAAAGTATGCGTGGATTTCTCAGCATTTGGCAAATGCCGTCGAGGAAGCAATAAAAATTAGGAAGGAAAACCCATAG
- the lnu(F) gene encoding lincosamide nucleotidyltransferase Lnu(F), whose amino-acid sequence MLQLKMIELFKEGCHEDARIIATLMFGSFAIGEGDEFSDIEFAVFIQDDHFENFDQRSWLNAVSPVAAYFPDDFGHHTALFENGIRGEFHFMRKSDIPVISTWQGYGWFPSLEAAVLLDRSGELSRYASALVGDPPIREGAPLVEGLVLNLISLMLFGANLLNRGEYARAWALLSKAHENLLKLVRLHEGATDHWPTPSRALEKDISEDSYNRYLACTSSAEPRALCAAYHQTWTWSLELFKSVTEPLNIELPRTVIAQAKRLLNESATPHNK is encoded by the coding sequence ATGCTTCAACTGAAAATGATAGAACTCTTCAAGGAAGGTTGTCATGAGGATGCACGAATAATCGCGACATTGATGTTCGGCTCATTTGCTATCGGAGAGGGTGACGAGTTCTCTGATATCGAATTCGCAGTGTTCATCCAGGATGACCATTTTGAAAATTTCGATCAGCGCTCGTGGCTTAATGCCGTAAGTCCGGTTGCTGCTTACTTTCCGGACGACTTCGGCCACCACACCGCACTTTTTGAAAACGGCATTCGCGGTGAATTCCATTTCATGCGAAAATCGGACATACCGGTCATTTCCACTTGGCAAGGCTATGGGTGGTTTCCCTCGCTTGAGGCGGCTGTTTTGTTGGACCGATCAGGAGAGTTGTCAAGGTATGCAAGCGCTCTCGTGGGCGATCCCCCGATACGTGAAGGCGCGCCGCTGGTGGAAGGGCTTGTGTTGAACCTCATCAGCCTGATGCTCTTTGGGGCCAATCTTTTAAATCGGGGAGAGTACGCTCGCGCCTGGGCTTTGCTCAGCAAAGCACATGAAAACCTACTCAAGCTGGTTCGACTCCACGAAGGGGCAACAGACCACTGGCCGACACCTTCACGCGCGCTCGAAAAGGATATCTCGGAGGACTCGTATAATCGCTATCTGGCATGCACAAGCAGTGCAGAACCAAGAGCACTATGTGCAGCCTATCATCAAACGTGGACGTGGAGTCTCGAATTGTTCAAGAGCGTGACAGAACCTCTGAATATCGAGCTTCCGAGAACTGTAATTGCGCAGGCAAAAAGGTTGCTCAATGAGTCTGCGACGCCGCACAACAAGTAA
- a CDS encoding exonuclease domain-containing protein, which translates to MEFVSIDVETANPDMASICQIGIACFNNGQLEREWSSLVNPRDYFDPINVSVHGINETSVSSAPSFEEIYHEIRSLLSGKICVSHTHFDRISMDKAIRKHSLDPIDVVWLDSARIARRAWEECAWKGYGLANVCKIIGFEFKHHDALEDAKACGAIVHAAVEKAGLTLEGWLTRVGQPISGLSSSGGKVALEGNPEGELYGQSVVFTGALSIPRKDAAAMAASIGCSVAPTVSKKIDYLVVGDQDASRLAGKDKSSKHIKAEKLIASGVQIRILKESDFKELVDGAARNA; encoded by the coding sequence ATGGAATTTGTATCTATTGACGTTGAAACTGCAAACCCAGATATGGCCTCAATTTGTCAGATTGGTATAGCTTGCTTCAATAATGGCCAGCTTGAGCGTGAATGGTCATCCCTTGTAAATCCTAGAGACTACTTTGATCCAATCAATGTGAGCGTACATGGAATTAACGAGACGAGTGTTTCATCTGCGCCTTCATTTGAAGAAATCTATCATGAGATTAGGTCTCTGTTGTCAGGGAAAATATGCGTTAGCCATACGCACTTCGATCGAATTTCTATGGATAAAGCCATCCGAAAGCATTCGCTCGACCCCATCGATGTTGTATGGCTCGATTCAGCGCGTATTGCTCGGCGTGCCTGGGAGGAGTGCGCCTGGAAGGGTTACGGACTTGCCAACGTTTGCAAAATAATCGGATTTGAGTTTAAGCATCATGACGCTCTTGAGGATGCCAAGGCATGCGGCGCAATCGTTCACGCTGCTGTCGAGAAGGCTGGGCTAACGCTCGAAGGGTGGCTGACACGGGTTGGGCAGCCAATATCTGGATTATCCTCATCGGGTGGAAAAGTTGCTTTGGAGGGGAATCCAGAGGGTGAGCTATACGGCCAATCCGTCGTATTCACTGGGGCGCTTTCAATTCCGCGTAAAGATGCTGCCGCTATGGCGGCGAGTATTGGGTGCTCAGTAGCCCCAACGGTTAGCAAGAAAATTGACTATTTGGTAGTTGGTGATCAAGATGCATCAAGACTTGCAGGCAAAGATAAAAGCTCAAAACATATCAAGGCGGAAAAGCTCATAGCTAGCGGTGTTCAAATCAGAATTTTGAAAGAAAGTGACTTCAAAGAACTGGTAGATGGTGCGGCTAGAAATGCCTAA